The Kluyvera intermedia genome includes the window TGACCCTGCTGTCCCTGGGCGTGAAAAACATCGTGACTGGCCCAACCGCGCCTGGCTTCTTCACGCCGGATCTGCTGGCTGTTCTCAACGAGAAATTCGGTCTGCGTTCCGTGACCACCGTTGAAGAAGACATGAAGCAGCTGCTGAACGCGTAAGGAGTAAAAAATGACAATGCCAACTCATCAGTGCCCATGGCGGATGCAGGTTCACCACATCCAACAGGAAACGCCGGACGTATGGACGATTTCGTTGCTATGCCACGACGCGTACCCATACCGTGCCGGGCAGTATGCACTGGTCAGCGTACGTAACTCAGCGGAGACGCTGCGCGCCTACACCATCTCTTCAACGCCGGGCGTTAGCGAATACATCACGCTGACCGTCCGCCGCATTGACGACGGTGCCGGTTCACAGTGGCTGACCCGCGACGTGAAGCGCGGCGATTACATCTGGCTGTCCGACGCGATGGGTGAATTCACCTGTGAAGATAAAGCGGAAGACAAGTTCCTGATGCTGGCCGCCGGCTGTGGCGTGACGCCTATCATGTCGATGCGTCGCTGGTTGGCGAAGTACCGTCCGCAGGCTGACGTACAGGTCATTTTCAACGTCCGTTCACCGGAAGATGTGATTTTTGCCGACGAATGGCGTCAGTACCCGGTCACGCTCGTTGCGGAAAACAAAGCCACCCACGGTTTTGTTTCTGGTCGCCTGAGCACCGAACTACTGAAAAGCGTACCGGACCTGGCTTCTCGCACCGTCATGACCTGCGGCCCCGCGCCGTATATGGATCTGGTGGAAAAAGAAGTGAAAGCGCTTGGCGCCACCCGCTTCTTTAACGAGAAGTTCTTCACGCCTGTTGCCGAAGCGGCGACCGATGGTTTGAAGTTCACCAAGCTGCAACCGGCGAAAGAGTTCTACGCACCTGTCGGCACCACGCTGCTGGACGCGCTGGAAAGCAACAAGGTTCCGGTAGTTGCCGCATGCCGTGCGGGCGTTTGCGGTTGCTGTAAAACGAAGGTGGTTTCCGGCGAGTATACGGTGAGCAGCACGATGACGCTGACCGACGCAGAAATTGCTGACGGCTTTGTGCTGGCGTGTTCGTGTCACCCGCAAGGGGATTTAGTGCTGGCGTAGTTCGGTATGTGATGTGATAAGGGCCGCCTGGGTTCACTGGGCGGCCTTTTTTTTGTTGTGAGTAGCTCACGAACCGTGGAACACATCTTTCGCTATTCCTTTAGCGCACGTTCGTCAAAATCCAGATGATAGGCCATTAAAGATCATCCATGGTCACACGCACAGGTTTTGGGTTGCGGAGACGCTCTTTAACGATCTCAACCAATTCGGCATCTTCGTCACTTAACAGAGTCCGTTTGAAAGGCAGACGCTCGTTGTCAGCAATATACTCCAACATAAGGCGCAGGGCTTCAGAGGGGGTAATCCCAATTTTTTCCAACGCGGCATAAGAACGGGCTTTGAGATCGTCGTCGATGCGCAGATTGATGCTACCCATTTTGAACACCTTTTGTGTATACAAATGTCATTACAATTATTGCTTTGGTGGGTGGGGATGGCAAGCAGCTGAGGAGCGAAGTGCTGTTAAGGCGGTTATCCGAAGGGGTAAGTATGAAGGTCGGCAATGTGCCAAAAGCGGACATTGCTTATTTATGACGGTAAAAATCGTAATACTAACTATTGGGGACTATAAGTTGTCAATCGACAGTATTCTGTTTATTTTGCAACCCATCAGTTAAATTTCAGGCGTTGTTATATGGATATTAATGAATTTCCGGCAGGAGTAATCGAACATCTTGGCTGGTATGTATACCGCCTAATTGATCCGAGGGATGGCAGTACGTTCTACGTAGGGAAAGGGAAAGGTAATCGTGTCTTTGCTCATATGCGTGGTGAGGTTGCAGCAATGGATGATGATGAGTTACTTAGTAACAAACTCAAGCAACTTCGAGAGATCAGATTAGCCGGTCTTGAGGTTATCCATGTTATTCATCGGCACGGTATGGCTGAAGAAAAGACTGCTTACGAGGTTGAAGCAGCACTCATAGACGCCTATCCCGGTTTAACTAACATTATGAACGGTGCTGGCAGTAATGAGTTCGGTGCTGCGCACATAAAAGAGTTAATCGCTACGTACCAGCCTGAAACAATTGCGTTCCAACACAAGGCCCTAATGATATCGGTTAACAGGAGCTCAAAGGATATTGACCTCTATGATGCTGTACGGTTTAGCTGGCGTGTCAGCGTTGAACGAGCTCGTAAGGCTGAGGTCATACTTGCGATAGTAAGAGGTATCGTTAGGGGCGTATATATTGCTGATGAGTGGCTCAAGTCTACTCGTGAGAATTTCCCGGAGATGGCTTCATGGGATGCAGATGATGAATTTGAAGCTACTCAAAGTTCCCGCTTTGGTTTCCGGGGTAGGGCTGCATCTCCTGAAATTACACAGCTTTATATAGGTAAGAAGATCCCTGATGACCTCAGAAAGAAAGGTGCTATGTCTCCTGTGAGATATTCTCCTGAGTTTTGATTTCGGAATGGAACTGGATTTTAGATTTTAGCCAATTTTCACGCATGACGAGAAAGCCCGTCATAGTTGGTTCCTTAGTGCCAGGATCGGAGGTAACGGGGAAGAGTGAACGCGAAAATAATAAAAGAAAGTCGTTGTAGTTACTGCTTATCCTTACTCAGGTTATAAATACAATTCTTCTATGAATACTTAATTGGAAAATAAATGACCCCTGCAGATTTTGAAGAGTCTGAATATCGTGGCCCACTATACAACCAGCTGGAGCATGGTAATCATCTTGTTTGGGAGCCAGGTCAAGTCTTTGAAAAGCATATTGGAATTGATCGCGCGTCCTACATAACGCATCGCTATTTTTGGGAATTGCATAAAAGCAATTATCCTATGACTGGAGTGATTTTAAATAATTATAATTGGGATTACATATGGGATAAAAGAAAAAAAACGAAAATCCTACCCGATTTCAATTTAAATCTTTTCCTGCAAGCTAAACGTCCTCATTCGGGTACCCGCCCAGCCAAAAAGTTAAAGGATAAGGGTATTATTGGAGACTATTGGAAGTTTTCCGTTACACCACACCAGCAAATTGCGCTTGAAAAAATGGAGCAGGCTTTGCATGGAAAAGCCATCGTTTGCTATGCCGCACCTGCTTTCCATACTCAGAGTGATTTGTATAGTCATACAAGAAATCAGACTATAGTTCAAAATAGTACGTTTCCGCCTGTGGGGGATCTTAAAACGCATGGTGCGTGGTATTACGAAAATGGGGGGGTAAAGGGGGTGGGTAATCCCGACTTCGTGCACATCGAATTCGATTCCTTACAAACTCGGATTGAGAGGCTTATTGAAAATGCGCAACCCACAAGTGAAAGTGCTGAACAATCACTCAGCAAACTAGCTAATGCTGTTATTAGTATTGTTTCAGAGGTTCAGGAACCATCTGCTGTAGAGATCTGGTTTCAGTATTTACTCTCACGCATAGATGATCTTAATATACCAGAACAATACAATATAAATGATGCATTAAAGCATTATATGCAGGTCATGGCTTTTTGTACTGTCTATCACCTAAACTGGCTAGTAATTGGAAAAGGAGGGTAACTAGTAGATCATTTGAAGGTAGTTCAGCCCGAGTTGTATGATCTGATCCATCGGCAAATATCACAACTAACCAACCAGACGGGGCGGGGACGATCATAGCACCAATTCCCCGTAACGGATAACGCGCTATGCATAAAACAGATCCTTTAACTGAAAGCACGGGCAAACCGCCAAAATATTTCCGCTAGCAACTACGCCTCGTCCTCTTAAGGCGTGCTGAAGTAAACTTCCGCTCCTCGCTCATAGCGGACCTGAGGACCTACTGGTAGGTCCGCTTCGTGCCAGAAGCGGACAAAGGGTTGGTTGCCCTTTACGGGGACTTGTTGAATAAATCACTTTTGATGAGATGGTAGTTCAACAATAAAGAATAAATTTAGATTAAATCAAAAATTTGGAGACGCTCTCAAGCTACCAGACGATGTCAAACTCACTAAAATTCGATTAATTCAAAAAAGCTGGCTTTCAGGTAATGCTGTCAACCTGTTGATGACTATTTTAATCTGTAGTCATTCAATCCTTGTAACATCAGGATGATCCTGGTGTCAGTGAAAATACGAAATCAACACGTTGGTATCATTACCGGCTTTCATACTAATAAACGATTTGCTTATTGAATTATAAAGTGGTAGATATATTTTTTGGCTGAATGTGATTTTCACTTTGTTTAGGTGTTTTCATTACATAGGAACGGTTATGGAATTTATTGCTTGGACTCTTTTTGTAGTTGGTTTATGTCTTCTTGTGGTTGGCACTATTCAATCCAGACGTCACCATGCTTTAGTTAAGACTAATATAAGAGAGGCGGTTAAAACAAGTGATGGTAATGTTCCTATGTGCTCAGGGTTTATTATTTTTTTAATAGGTCTTATTATATTAAATGTTGGATGAATAATTCAATTATTACTGATAATGAAAACAAAACGAAGATATATTTGCTCCCCCGGACATTACGGGTCAGAAAAGTAGAAGATTGAGACGATTTATTACGTTCCTCAACGTCCGCTTCACGCCCTGAGACATTCGACAAGCTTTTTATGGCTTCAGTAAGGGCGAGTGTCTCGCTTCGAGAGCCAGCAAATATTTCGCTTCGTCATAACAGGTTCTGGCCTTCCAGCAGCGGTAAATGATCCTTATCCATTTGAACGCCAGTGCCCGGATCGCAGACTGATGAGATTTGCCCTTTTCTCTGAGGCCCTGATAATACAGTTTGGCCCAGTATGATGAATTAACCGTCTTGGCAGCCCATTCAACAAAGGTCTGCCTGACGAACTTGGCACATTGCCATCGCCAGTGAACCCAGGATTTTTGGCCGCTTCGTTCGGTCACCGGTGCTATACCTGCGTAGTTTTGAATTTCTTCAGCGCTGTTAAACCGGTCACGGTTATCACCAAGTGCAGCAAGCATCCGTGGGCCCATGCACGGTCCCATGCCCGGAAGTGATTTGAACAGCCCCGCATCTGGCAATGTGTCAAACAGCGTTTCGATTCGTTCGTCATAGGTTTTGATGATTTCACTCACGACTTTAATTTGTGTCGCCAGTGCTGCTGCCATCAAAGCATTAGCCTCTATAACACTCGGGTCTGTAGTCAATGGGATCGCATTATCAATACTCGCAACACGTTGCTCGGTAAGGGCCATAGCGCGACCACCTTTGGCATTCAGAAAGTTGCGGATCGTGTCGCGTCTGGCTCGTTTCAGTTGTTGCAGACTGGGCCACCGGATAATCAGCTCACACAACAGTAAGCTACCCCGATGTGAGAACCACTCCAGTGGCTGAGGATAATACTGTTTAAGCGTGTTGATTATCCGGTTCACAAAGCGTCGTTTATCTTCAACCAACTGACGACGTTGCTCAACCAGTTGCTGAAGTAAGCGAATATCCGCATTGTCGGGTTCAATAGCTTTTATCTTCTGGGGGTAACGCAGCATTAACTCTAATGCCAGCTCGGCATCCTGCGGATCATCTTTAGCGCCGCTGGGCGAGAAGGCTTGCCGATAACGAGCCAGGGACAATGCGTGGACGGGGAAAACGGTGATAAAGGGGTATTTTTGAAGAGCATATACCACGGGGCCCTTCTTCAGTTCGAGAGCTATTGCGATTCTACCTTTTACTTTCTGGTGTAACTCAGTAAGCCAGGCATCAAGCGCTTCTGCTGTATGTTCAATCACATCGAATACGCGTTCACCGTTTTTAAACTGAACACAGACATCGTGTTTTTTATCAGCCCAGTCCAGACCAACGTGCGCAGCAAATTGATTAGTCACAGTCATCACCAACTCCTTTTTATCGGGGATTGGTATGCATTCCACGCTCTTCGAAAGAAATATAGCCAGCAGTTTATCTGCATGCCCTGAGTATTCGTTAGCGAACGTGGAGCACCTACTGGCTCGAAAGAAAAGCGGCGATCATCACATGATTCTCGCTCAATATTCGTAACCAGTAAGCGCATACCCTGAATCACTTCAAAGTGTAATTCTCAGGGTACGAATGACTATACCTCGCTCAAAGCAGACTTCCACCAATAACTAAATTTTTGAAAAAATTGGTACTCATGGCAAAGGTATCTTCGGGTAGCCCGACCGAGCGAAGTGACGCCAGGAACATCCCCGGAGTCGGTGCTAACGCACCTCGTCCGGGCTACCGATTGGTGTAGGCCGGATAAGGTGTAGCGGCAATCTGCGCAATTGTGCCTGATGGCGCTACGCTTATCATGCTTACATGTTGCAGGTATTCACAGTATCTACTTGGCGAATGAACCCTGAAACGTTTCCTTCCCCTACTCCACCGCCGTTACCGCCAACTTCACCAACCGCAGTTGCTCCCTCAACTCCGTCACCTCATCCTTATCCGGAATCAGCACAATACAATCCACAGCAATCTTAACCGTTACGCCAATTCCGGTATCAAACCCGGCCTCCCGCAACCACTTCCCGCTCAAATTCAGCGCAGGTGTGCTGGTATCGCCACGATTAGGCACATAGCCGACGGTATAACGACGTTGAGTTTTAACGGGTTCTTGAGATGCTGGTTGAATCTGGGTAGGAATCGTAGTCATAAGGGCGACCTCCTGTAATGGGTTTCATTTCCGCCAACGAATGCACTGGCGCGTCATGTATAACCTGTAACTTTTTGCAGGAGGCTAATCCGGCACCTGATTTTGCAGGTGCCCGTAAAAGGTATCTCTCTCCCCTGCACGCGACAAGCCGCTTTTCCAGCCATAATCCGAATCTGGAATCCTCCTCGCAAAAAGGCGAGCATAAACATTTCACCCATCAATTTTTCAACCACAATTAACATTCACAAACTAATCAATACTCCCGACCCTCCGTCGAGCTTTTCAAAAAAGGAACCCCATGAAAAAAGTCGCTATCGTCGGCGTCGGCCCCACCGGGATCTACACCTTTCATGCGCTGGTGGAACGCGGCGAACCATTGGAAGTGCTGCTCTATGAACAAGCCGAACAGGCGGGCGTCGGCATGCCCTACAACAATGAAAACAACTCCGAACATATGCTGGCAAACATCGCCAGCATCGAGATCCCACCCATTGAGATCACCTACCTGACGTGGCTCCAAAACCAAAGCGACGACTACCTGGCGCAATTTGGCGTGGAGCGCACCGCCCTTCACGAGCGGCAGTTTTTGCCGCGCGTGCTCCTCGGCGACTATTATCGCGATCGCTTTTTAGCCCTCGTCGACAAGGCGCAGAAATTGGGTTTTGCGGTTTCCGTACATGAGTCCTGCGAAGTCACCGACCTGCGCGCGAATCCGAAAGGTGTCTCACTGTGGATAAACCACAAGCCTCAGCCGGTTGATGTCGATTTCGCCGCTATCGCCACCGGCCATCTGTGGCCTGAATCGGATGCCCCGTCGCGTCAATATTTCCCCAGCCCGTGGACTGGCCTGATGGACGCTCAGATTAGCGCCTGTCGGGTGGGTATTCTGGGCACCTCATTAAGCGCTATCGACGCGGCGGTCGCCGTGGTGTGTCAACACGGCACCTTCACTAGCGATGCTGACGACACAATCCGCTTTATACGTAAACCGGGCAGCCAACGCCTTAAACTGACCCTGATGTCGCGTACCGGCGTGCTGCCAGAGGCGGATTTTTACTGCCCTCTTCCCTATGAGCCGCTGACTGTCGCCACCGAAGACGCTATTGCGCACACTATTTCACAAGGTCAGAACGGATTACTGGATCGCATCTTCTGGCTTATCGTGAAGCAGTTGCAGGAGGCGGCACCGCAATGGAGCCAGCAGATAGAGCTTGAAACGCTCACTGCCGATACGTTCTCCGAGGCTTGTTTTGCTGACCGCATCCATCACGATCCGTTTGACTGGGCGAGGCTCAATCTGCTGGAAGTTGAACGCAATAAACAGCAGCAGCACACCGTGGCGTGGCGCTACACCCTGCTGCGGCTGCATGAGGTTATCGAAGATATCGTGCCGCATCTCGATGAGGCTGACCGTGCACGCTTCAAACGCGGGCTGTCGCGGGTGTTCATCGATAACTATGCCGCCATTCCCTCTGAATCTATCCGTCGACTGCTGGCGCTGCACGACGCTGGGTTGATTGAGATACTGGCGCTAGGGGCCGATTATGAACGCAAAAATGAACAGGGAAAGACGGTTATCGTCCACGATAATCAGCGCCGTGAATTTGATGTGTTTATTGATGCTCGTGGGCAAAAGGCGCTGAAAAGTAAAGATATTCCTTTCCCCGCATTGCGTGAGCAGCTTCTGGCCTGCGGTGATGACATCCCGGATATTGGTGAGGATTACACCCTGCAAGCGCCGGAAAACGCCCGTGGGCGCATTGCCTTTGGTGGGTTGCCGTGGCTGATGCATGACCGTCCGTTTATTCAGGGTCTGGTGGTCAGCGCGGAAATTGGCGCGGCGATGGCAAACGCATTGGCTACAAGCGCAGTGAGGCGTCGGCGAAAATGGTGGAGCAATGAGGAGCGGGATTTCCCATCGGATTAAATCAAAATGCTAACGTATTACGCTATAAAGAAAACCAGCACCGTACCGTCCCCTCGCCCCTGTGGGGACAGGGTTATGGTGAGGGGGTAACCAGGTTAAAAAATCGTCTTAATTACGGCACGGTAACCCTCACCCCAACCCTCTTCCTTAAAAAGGGAGAGGGGGCTGACCGTGCTAATACTGGGGTTTATCACGTTTCTCGCCAAGGCTAGCGCCAGACCGAATTATTTCCCAGTGAATATTTCCCCGCACCGATAAACGCAATCGCCAGCGCAGCAATAAAGAAATAGACCAGGCTCTCAATCGCCCATGCCCCGGTTTTGTCCAGCGCGGCGGTTTTATCCAGCCCAACCATCAGCCAGGCCACAATCATGGTAAACGCTAACACCAGCGCCGCCGGGCGCGTCAGCACGCCAATGATAATCAGAATAGGCGCAACGACTTCCCCCACCAGCACGCCATAAGCGATAAATCCCGGCAGCCCTTTTGCCATCAGCATACCGCTGATGCCATCGACGCCATCAAACAGCTTGTGCAGGCCGTGAAAAAGCATCAATCCACCGACACCAATACGGAGTAGAAATTTGCCAAAATCCTCGTGCGACAGCATGCGATTTACTGAATTTAACAATGTTGTAATCATTTGAATTATTTCCCTGTTTATCCCTGTAGAGCACCACGTTACTGGTTCTCATTTCCAAAATATACCTGCTGAAAATAAGGGGATTATTCCGGCGAAACGACGAGATTCATCTAAACTTGTTACCGGTATCACATTTAGGAGATGGAAAACCATGAAACAGACCGTAGCCAACTACATTGCCAAAACCCTCGAGCAAGCCGGAGTGAAGCGAATCTGGGGTGTGACGGGAGATTCTCTTAACGGACTCTCCGACAGCCTGAACCGGATGGGCACCATTGAATGGATGCCAACGCGTCATGAGGAAGTCGCCGCGTTTGCTGCCGGAGCGGAAGCGCATCTGACCGGCGAGCTGGCGGTGTGCGCGGGTTCTTGCGGGCCGGGAAACCTGCACCTCATCAACGGGCTGTTCGACTGTCACCGCAACCATGTCCCGGTGGTGGCGATTGCCGCGCATATTCCGTCGAGTGAAATCGGCAGCGGTTATTTTCAGGAAACACATCCACAAGAGTTGTTCCGCGAATGCAGCCACTATTGCGAGCTGGTGTCATCCCCAGAGCAAATTCCTCAGGTACTGGCTATCGCCATGCGTAAAGCGGTGTTGAACCGTGGCGTGTCGGTGGTGGTGTTACCGGGCGACGTGGCGCTGAAGGCCGCGCCGGAAAGCGCCAGTACCCATTGGTATCCTGCGCCGCAGCCGGTGGTCACGCCAAATGAAGATGAGCTGAAAAAATTAGCGCAGCTGCTGCGTTATTCCAGCAATATCGCGCTAATGTGCGGCAGCGGTTGTGCCGGGGCGCATAAAGAATTAGTGGAATTCGCCGGCAAGTTGAAATCGC containing:
- the hcr gene encoding NADH oxidoreductase, producing the protein MTMPTHQCPWRMQVHHIQQETPDVWTISLLCHDAYPYRAGQYALVSVRNSAETLRAYTISSTPGVSEYITLTVRRIDDGAGSQWLTRDVKRGDYIWLSDAMGEFTCEDKAEDKFLMLAAGCGVTPIMSMRRWLAKYRPQADVQVIFNVRSPEDVIFADEWRQYPVTLVAENKATHGFVSGRLSTELLKSVPDLASRTVMTCGPAPYMDLVEKEVKALGATRFFNEKFFTPVAEAATDGLKFTKLQPAKEFYAPVGTTLLDALESNKVPVVAACRAGVCGCCKTKVVSGEYTVSSTMTLTDAEIADGFVLACSCHPQGDLVLA
- a CDS encoding type II toxin-antitoxin system RelB/DinJ family antitoxin — translated: MGSINLRIDDDLKARSYAALEKIGITPSEALRLMLEYIADNERLPFKRTLLSDEDAELVEIVKERLRNPKPVRVTMDDL
- a CDS encoding LEM-3-like GIY-YIG domain-containing protein — encoded protein: MDINEFPAGVIEHLGWYVYRLIDPRDGSTFYVGKGKGNRVFAHMRGEVAAMDDDELLSNKLKQLREIRLAGLEVIHVIHRHGMAEEKTAYEVEAALIDAYPGLTNIMNGAGSNEFGAAHIKELIATYQPETIAFQHKALMISVNRSSKDIDLYDAVRFSWRVSVERARKAEVILAIVRGIVRGVYIADEWLKSTRENFPEMASWDADDEFEATQSSRFGFRGRAASPEITQLYIGKKIPDDLRKKGAMSPVRYSPEF
- a CDS encoding IS110-like element ISEsa2 family transposase; translation: MTVTNQFAAHVGLDWADKKHDVCVQFKNGERVFDVIEHTAEALDAWLTELHQKVKGRIAIALELKKGPVVYALQKYPFITVFPVHALSLARYRQAFSPSGAKDDPQDAELALELMLRYPQKIKAIEPDNADIRLLQQLVEQRRQLVEDKRRFVNRIINTLKQYYPQPLEWFSHRGSLLLCELIIRWPSLQQLKRARRDTIRNFLNAKGGRAMALTEQRVASIDNAIPLTTDPSVIEANALMAAALATQIKVVSEIIKTYDERIETLFDTLPDAGLFKSLPGMGPCMGPRMLAALGDNRDRFNSAEEIQNYAGIAPVTERSGQKSWVHWRWQCAKFVRQTFVEWAAKTVNSSYWAKLYYQGLREKGKSHQSAIRALAFKWIRIIYRCWKARTCYDEAKYLLALEARHSPLLKP
- a CDS encoding SymE family type I addiction module toxin, translated to MTTIPTQIQPASQEPVKTQRRYTVGYVPNRGDTSTPALNLSGKWLREAGFDTGIGVTVKIAVDCIVLIPDKDEVTELREQLRLVKLAVTAVE
- a CDS encoding FAD-NAD(P)-binding protein — its product is MKKVAIVGVGPTGIYTFHALVERGEPLEVLLYEQAEQAGVGMPYNNENNSEHMLANIASIEIPPIEITYLTWLQNQSDDYLAQFGVERTALHERQFLPRVLLGDYYRDRFLALVDKAQKLGFAVSVHESCEVTDLRANPKGVSLWINHKPQPVDVDFAAIATGHLWPESDAPSRQYFPSPWTGLMDAQISACRVGILGTSLSAIDAAVAVVCQHGTFTSDADDTIRFIRKPGSQRLKLTLMSRTGVLPEADFYCPLPYEPLTVATEDAIAHTISQGQNGLLDRIFWLIVKQLQEAAPQWSQQIELETLTADTFSEACFADRIHHDPFDWARLNLLEVERNKQQQHTVAWRYTLLRLHEVIEDIVPHLDEADRARFKRGLSRVFIDNYAAIPSESIRRLLALHDAGLIEILALGADYERKNEQGKTVIVHDNQRREFDVFIDARGQKALKSKDIPFPALREQLLACGDDIPDIGEDYTLQAPENARGRIAFGGLPWLMHDRPFIQGLVVSAEIGAAMANALATSAVRRRRKWWSNEERDFPSD
- a CDS encoding DoxX family protein; the encoded protein is MITTLLNSVNRMLSHEDFGKFLLRIGVGGLMLFHGLHKLFDGVDGISGMLMAKGLPGFIAYGVLVGEVVAPILIIIGVLTRPAALVLAFTMIVAWLMVGLDKTAALDKTGAWAIESLVYFFIAALAIAFIGAGKYSLGNNSVWR